The proteins below are encoded in one region of Thunnus maccoyii chromosome 24, fThuMac1.1, whole genome shotgun sequence:
- the LOC121891710 gene encoding uncharacterized protein LOC121891710: protein MAQVRRSVSEALWAMCAADAASMPVHWYYDIHDIRRDFGGWITGFNAPRNKHPTSILNLSNTTGSGRTAWSSGARRAEVVGNVILHDKLKFWKSSTGSVHYHQGLQAGDNTLNVLCALRAARTLVTGGFSDVSQPDARAAVLADYVQFLTTPGTHNDTYAESSHRSFFADWQETRPTSSREVLKFAEKRSKQKLNSSFSDSQLDAIGCLPMILPFILLSASANEEQAVLAAVEFVKLTHPHPRVPEYVSIYSRALHAVLGGASLRQQAEHALRTLGTWETCQSYSRKAGRFPVSSEERLRVHQSAVNYLGLACYTKGALSSMFYLAHEFHDDPAGGILANTNCGGENCNRGAALGALLGAGGSYSGAGVPQDWKDELRDGQEFIPDVLKELQH, encoded by the exons ATGGCTCAGGTGCGGCGGTCGGTGAGTGAGGCATTGTGGGCGATGTGCGCGGCCGACGCCGCGTCCATGCCCGTCCACTGGTACTACGACATCCACGACATCAGGAGGGACTTCGGAGGCTGGATCACCGGCTTCAACGCTCCCAGAAACAAACACCCGACCAGCATCCTCAACCTGTCCAACACCA cTGGCAGCGGTCGGACCGCCTGGTCGTCTGGTGCAAGACGAGCTGAAGTCGTTGGAAACGTCATTCTTCACGATAAACTGAAGTTCTGGAAATCTTCTACCGGCTCAGTTCACTATCATCAAG GTCTGCAGGCCGGCGACAACACGCTGAACGTCCTCTGCGCTCTCAGAGCGGCTCGGACGCTCGTCACCGGCGGCTTCAGCGACGTCTCGCAGCCGGACGCCCGAGCCGCCGTGCTGGCGGACTACGTTCAGTTCCTGACCACGCCCGGCACGCACAACGACACCTACGCCGAGTCCTCCCACCGCTCCTTCTTCGCCGACTGGCAGGAAACCAGACCGACGTCGAGCCGCGAG GTTCTGAAGTTTGCGGAGAAACGTTCCAAACAGAAGTTAAACTCTTCCTTCTCCGACAGCCAGCTGGACGCCATCGGCTGCCTTCCCATGATCCTCCCCTTCATCCTCCTGTCAGCCTCGGCCAATGAGGAGCAAGCT GTTTTAGCCGCTGTAGAGTTCGTGAAGCTGACCCACCCCCACCCCAGGGTACCCGAGTACGTGTCGATCTACAGCCGGGCGCTGCACGCCGTGCTGGGCGGAGCCAGCCTCCGCCAGCAGGCCGAGCACGCGCTGAGGACGCTGGGCACCTGGGAGACCTGCCAGAGCTACAGCCGCAAGGCCGGCAG GTTTCCTGTGTCCTCGGAGGAAAGACTGAGAGTCCATCAGAGCGCCGTGAACTATCTCGGTCTGGCCTGCTACACTAAAG GAGCTCTGTCCAGCATGTTCTACCTGGCTCATGAGTTTCATGACGACCCAGCGGGAGGAATCCTGGCAAACACCAACTGTGGAG GGGAGAACTGTAACCGCGGGGCGGCGCTGGGAGCCCTGCTGGGAGCCGGCGGCTCGTACAGCGGCGCCGGCGTCCCGCAGGACTGGAAGGACGAACTGAGAGACGGCCAGGAGTTCATCCCCGACGTCCTGAAAGAACTGCAGCactga